Proteins encoded by one window of Bacteroidota bacterium:
- a CDS encoding IPExxxVDY family protein, translating into MAKRKLKINPDFDFLLIGIVTALQDYRLAWFINSTLHKTLAKKEDIQFTDPLNKKQMNFARFDFDEAITRSVFHLLQNKHANECLLPEYKELDFVLLIKGDYYKTRKNEILKKLRGLENVQAAVILDVEQIKSKNNLLIEL; encoded by the coding sequence GTGGCGAAACGAAAATTGAAAATAAATCCCGATTTTGATTTCTTGCTGATAGGTATCGTAACAGCGCTACAGGACTACCGCTTAGCGTGGTTCATAAACAGTACTCTGCATAAAACTTTGGCAAAAAAAGAGGATATTCAATTCACCGACCCCCTCAATAAAAAACAAATGAATTTTGCCAGATTTGATTTCGACGAGGCAATTACGCGCTCTGTTTTTCATTTATTGCAGAATAAACACGCAAACGAGTGCCTTTTACCCGAATATAAGGAGCTTGATTTTGTGTTATTGATCAAAGGCGACTACTATAAAACCAGAAAAAATGAGATCCTGAAAAAACTAAGAGGGCTCGAAAACGTTCAGGCAGCGGTGATACTGGATGTGGAACAGATAAAATCGAAGAATAATTTACTTATAGAATTATAA
- the rnc gene encoding ribonuclease III — protein sequence MVRTFQKIYNCYFGSEKIFCRKLKSITGSSPVNHNVYKLAFQHSSVHSTVHTNNERLELLGDAVIDLVIADYLFKKYPYRSEGFLTEMRSKIVSRDQLNRVALKIGLGEMMQIRRGGTDLTKSNVLGNALEALVGAIYIDSGYEDASIFFMHKILVPHYEIEELESIVYNFKSKIIEWSQKNGREVRFDLLEEHELKGKRMYKMGLMLDAELIAEDTDYSKKRAEQKASETACRKLGIHVD from the coding sequence TTGGTAAGAACATTTCAAAAAATTTATAATTGTTATTTCGGATCTGAAAAGATCTTTTGCCGAAAGCTGAAAAGTATTACGGGAAGTTCTCCAGTAAATCATAACGTATACAAACTTGCATTTCAGCATAGTTCGGTTCACAGCACGGTTCACACCAACAACGAACGTCTTGAATTATTAGGCGATGCCGTTATCGATCTGGTTATTGCAGATTATCTCTTCAAAAAATATCCCTACAGAAGTGAAGGATTTTTAACGGAAATGAGGAGCAAAATTGTAAGTCGCGACCAGCTTAACCGTGTTGCCTTAAAAATTGGTTTGGGAGAAATGATGCAGATCAGGCGCGGCGGTACCGATCTTACCAAAAGCAATGTGCTTGGAAATGCACTCGAGGCGCTGGTTGGTGCTATTTATATCGATTCGGGATATGAGGATGCATCTATATTTTTCATGCATAAAATTTTGGTCCCTCATTACGAAATTGAAGAATTGGAAAGCATAGTCTACAATTTTAAAAGTAAAATAATCGAATGGTCGCAAAAAAATGGCCGTGAAGTGCGTTTCGATCTCCTCGAAGAACATGAATTAAAAGGAAAACGCATGTATAAAATGGGCCTCATGCTCGACGCCGAACTCATTGCCGAAGACACCGACTACAGCAAAAAAAGAGCAGAACAAAAAGCCAGTGAAACTGCTTGTAGAAAGTTGGGGATACATGTTGATTAA
- a CDS encoding 30S ribosomal protein S20 → MAHHKAAKKSIRQAEKRNEKNRYYGKTTRNAIKKFRNAADKAEADKLLPDVISMIDKLAKRNVIHKNKAANIKSALMKKAVVAAA, encoded by the coding sequence ATGGCACATCATAAAGCGGCTAAAAAATCAATTCGCCAGGCTGAAAAACGCAATGAGAAGAATCGTTACTATGGTAAAACCACGCGTAATGCGATCAAAAAATTCAGAAATGCAGCGGATAAAGCTGAAGCAGACAAATTGCTTCCGGATGTTATTTCAATGATTGACAAATTAGCAAAAAGAAACGTTATTCATAAAAATAAGGCTGCGAACATAAAATCAGCACTTATGAAAAAAGCCGTTGTAGCAGCAGCTTAA
- a CDS encoding 4a-hydroxytetrahydrobiopterin dehydratase yields the protein MWKEENNQLKRSFVFEDFSEAFAFMTRVAIIAEKQNHHPNWSNVYNKVDITLSTHDAGDIVTAKDKELAKAIDEIFGNPHK from the coding sequence ATGTGGAAGGAAGAAAATAATCAATTAAAAAGATCTTTTGTTTTTGAAGATTTTTCAGAAGCATTTGCATTTATGACAAGAGTGGCAATAATTGCGGAGAAACAAAATCATCATCCAAATTGGAGTAATGTTTATAATAAAGTTGACATAACATTATCTACGCATGATGCAGGTGATATTGTTACTGCAAAAGATAAAGAATTGGCAAAAGCTATTGATGAAATATTTGGCAACCCTCACAAATAA
- the pyk gene encoding pyruvate kinase yields MKLNKNKTKIIATLGPVSSNYEMITKLIRAGVDVFRLNFSHGTHDQHKETISLIKRANVEFNTHVSILADLQGPKIRLGEVLPQTILHDGDLFEFTTNEMVGDNKKAYITYKNFPNDVEAGETILIDDGKIELKVLETNHKDTVKTKVVFGGPISSKKGVNLPDTKVSIPSLTEKDHKDLLFALDHGANWIALSFVRKAEDIIHLKNIIQHHGHHARVIAKIEKPEALKNIDEIIDQTDAIMVARGDLGVEMPVENVPFTQKELCRKCLLKTTPVIIATQMMESMIESPHPTRAEVTDVANAVLDGADAVMLSAETATGKYPELVIKTMVRILEKAEKEEIVYNRRHAPDKNSKTYLSDAICFNACNIAGEVHAKAIMGMTKTGYTAFMVASCRPKAKIYIFTNNPEVVNILNLLWGVEAFYYDGMRGTNNTFREVQQHLKQDGLLEEGDIVINLGTMPVKEMARTNTLKISVVQ; encoded by the coding sequence ATGAAATTAAATAAGAACAAAACAAAAATAATTGCAACACTTGGTCCGGTTAGCAGTAATTACGAGATGATCACAAAGTTGATAAGGGCAGGAGTGGATGTATTCCGATTGAATTTTTCTCATGGAACACATGATCAACATAAAGAAACAATATCACTCATAAAACGCGCCAACGTTGAGTTTAACACGCATGTGAGTATCCTTGCTGACCTTCAGGGGCCAAAGATCAGGTTAGGAGAGGTGCTTCCTCAAACTATTTTACATGATGGTGACCTTTTTGAATTCACCACGAATGAAATGGTAGGTGACAATAAAAAGGCATACATCACCTATAAAAATTTTCCAAACGACGTGGAAGCCGGTGAAACAATTTTGATAGATGACGGTAAAATTGAATTGAAGGTGCTGGAAACAAACCACAAGGATACCGTAAAAACAAAAGTGGTATTCGGCGGACCAATTTCCTCAAAAAAAGGAGTGAATTTACCTGATACAAAGGTTTCAATCCCCTCACTAACAGAAAAAGATCATAAAGATCTTCTGTTTGCTCTCGATCACGGAGCAAATTGGATCGCATTGTCATTTGTAAGAAAAGCAGAAGATATTATTCATCTTAAAAATATTATTCAGCATCATGGCCATCATGCACGTGTTATTGCAAAAATTGAAAAACCGGAGGCGTTAAAAAATATAGATGAGATAATTGATCAAACGGACGCAATTATGGTAGCACGCGGGGATCTGGGAGTGGAAATGCCGGTGGAAAATGTTCCCTTTACACAAAAGGAACTTTGCCGTAAATGTTTACTGAAAACCACTCCGGTTATTATAGCAACACAAATGATGGAGAGCATGATCGAGAGTCCGCATCCAACCCGAGCGGAAGTAACTGATGTTGCAAATGCGGTTTTGGATGGAGCTGATGCCGTAATGTTAAGTGCAGAAACAGCAACAGGAAAATATCCTGAACTGGTAATAAAAACGATGGTGCGAATTTTAGAAAAAGCAGAAAAAGAAGAAATTGTTTATAACAGAAGACATGCGCCTGATAAAAATTCAAAAACCTATTTGAGTGATGCCATTTGTTTTAATGCATGCAATATTGCCGGTGAAGTACATGCAAAAGCAATAATGGGTATGACAAAAACAGGTTATACTGCATTTATGGTTGCAAGTTGCCGGCCAAAAGCAAAAATTTATATTTTTACCAATAATCCGGAAGTGGTAAATATATTAAATTTGTTATGGGGAGTAGAGGCTTTTTACTACGATGGTATGAGAGGAACAAATAATACTTTCAGGGAAGTTCAGCAACATTTAAAACAGGATGGTTTGTTGGAGGAAGGTGATATTGTAATAAATTTAGGTACAATGCCTGTTAAAGAAATGGCGCGGACAAATACCTTGAAAATAAGTGTAGTGCAATAA
- the fabF gene encoding beta-ketoacyl-ACP synthase II, which translates to MAFKRVVVTGLGALTPLGNSVREYWEGLVAGKSGADFITRFDATNFKTRFACEVKNFDPTTVIDKKEVRRMDPFLHYAMAAVEEAVKDSGVGAHNVNLDRVGVIWASGIGGLKTFEEEVSYFAKGDGTPRFNPFFIPKMISDIAAGMISIRYGFRGVNFATVSACASSTHSIIIAADCIRMGRADMIVSGGSEAAVTAAGVGGFNAMKALSERNESPQTASRPFDFDRDGFVLGEGAGALILEEYEHAIKRGATIYAEYMGGGMSADAYHMTAPHPEGLGAQLVMTDALRDAGMTIGDIDYINVHGTSTPIGDPQEIKAIQAIFKEHAYTINISSTKSMTGHLLGAAGAIEAIASVMALNSGIIPPTINHFTDDPVFDTRLNLTFNKAQNRELNAVLSNTFGFGGHNASVIFKKLSD; encoded by the coding sequence ATGGCATTTAAAAGAGTTGTAGTAACTGGGCTTGGGGCTTTAACTCCGCTGGGCAACTCTGTACGCGAGTATTGGGAGGGGTTGGTAGCCGGCAAGAGCGGCGCTGATTTTATTACCCGTTTTGACGCTACCAACTTCAAAACCCGTTTTGCCTGTGAGGTTAAAAACTTTGATCCCACAACCGTAATTGATAAAAAAGAGGTTCGACGTATGGACCCATTCCTGCATTATGCTATGGCTGCCGTTGAGGAAGCTGTAAAAGATTCGGGAGTTGGAGCTCATAATGTTAACCTCGATCGTGTTGGTGTTATCTGGGCCAGTGGTATTGGTGGCTTGAAAACCTTTGAAGAAGAGGTTTCCTACTTTGCCAAAGGTGATGGAACACCGCGTTTCAATCCGTTTTTCATTCCAAAGATGATAAGCGATATTGCTGCAGGCATGATTTCTATTCGTTATGGTTTCAGGGGAGTGAACTTCGCTACGGTTTCAGCATGTGCATCCTCCACCCATTCCATTATTATTGCCGCCGATTGCATTCGCATGGGAAGGGCAGATATGATAGTTTCCGGAGGAAGTGAAGCCGCAGTTACCGCTGCAGGTGTTGGCGGATTTAACGCAATGAAAGCGCTCAGCGAAAGAAATGAATCTCCACAAACAGCTTCCCGTCCTTTTGACTTCGACCGCGATGGTTTTGTTTTAGGCGAAGGCGCAGGTGCTTTGATCCTGGAGGAATATGAACACGCTATAAAAAGAGGTGCTACAATTTATGCCGAATATATGGGTGGCGGAATGAGTGCCGATGCCTATCATATGACCGCACCCCATCCGGAAGGACTTGGTGCTCAATTGGTTATGACTGACGCCTTGCGCGACGCGGGAATGACCATTGGCGACATAGATTATATAAACGTTCACGGAACCTCTACTCCGATTGGTGATCCACAGGAAATTAAAGCTATACAGGCAATTTTTAAGGAGCATGCCTATACTATTAATATAAGCTCCACAAAGTCGATGACCGGTCACCTGCTGGGTGCTGCCGGCGCTATTGAGGCAATTGCTAGTGTTATGGCACTCAACAGCGGCATCATCCCTCCAACAATAAATCACTTTACCGACGACCCGGTTTTTGATACGAGACTCAACTTAACTTTTAATAAAGCACAAAACCGCGAACTGAATGCTGTTTTAAGTAATACTTTCGGATTTGGGGGACATAACGCTTCCGTTATTTTTAAAAAGTTGAGTGACTAA
- the radC gene encoding DNA repair protein RadC — MIYPENKNVTIPQLAEEDRPREKLVLRGRQSLSNAELIAILIGSGNNKETAVELGRRILLQFNNDLNELGKLAVEDLKKFRGIGTAKALAIIAALELGRRRQLSEAEKKLQIKSSRDIYELIYPLISDLHYEEFWVLYLNKANKIIEKEKVSTGGLSGTVVDVKIILRNALQKLSSGIIFVHNHPSGNLQPSDADISITKKLKDAAKLLEITVLDHLIIGDKNYYSFADNGII; from the coding sequence ATGATTTATCCCGAAAATAAAAACGTAACTATTCCTCAGCTTGCCGAAGAAGACAGGCCAAGGGAAAAACTTGTGCTGCGTGGCAGACAAAGTTTATCAAATGCAGAATTGATCGCAATCTTGATCGGCAGTGGTAATAACAAAGAGACCGCGGTGGAATTGGGGAGGCGAATTTTGCTCCAATTTAACAACGATCTTAATGAACTCGGAAAACTTGCCGTGGAAGATCTTAAAAAATTCAGAGGTATTGGTACTGCTAAAGCACTGGCCATAATTGCAGCGCTGGAATTGGGAAGGCGAAGGCAATTATCGGAGGCGGAAAAAAAATTGCAGATAAAAAGCAGCAGAGATATTTATGAATTAATATATCCATTGATATCCGATCTTCATTATGAAGAATTTTGGGTGCTTTATTTAAATAAGGCAAATAAAATAATTGAGAAGGAAAAGGTAAGCACCGGCGGATTATCAGGAACTGTTGTTGATGTAAAAATAATTCTGCGCAACGCGCTGCAAAAATTATCCTCAGGGATCATATTTGTACATAATCATCCATCCGGAAATCTGCAGCCAAGTGATGCCGATATTTCTATCACCAAAAAATTAAAGGATGCTGCAAAATTATTGGAGATAACTGTTTTAGATCATTTGATAATTGGCGATAAAAATTATTATAGTTTTGCTGATAATGGCATTATCTAA
- a CDS encoding biopolymer transporter ExbD — protein sequence MAQMVTGSSAQKRKAPLVDLTPMVDLAFLLIAFFMLTTTLLENNAMVLNMPIDTDDPATISRDRIMTILVGENNNIYYYKADELDKLKETDYKNDGLRNLLYDNNKRVNALFGNEKGLVCIIKLSENANYKNMVDVLDEMVICDVATYAIQDITEEEIDALKLKK from the coding sequence ATGGCACAAATGGTAACCGGCAGCTCTGCCCAAAAAAGAAAAGCTCCTCTTGTTGATCTTACCCCAATGGTTGATCTTGCATTTTTACTAATTGCATTTTTTATGCTTACTACAACTTTGCTGGAAAATAATGCAATGGTATTGAATATGCCAATTGACACCGATGATCCTGCAACTATCAGTCGTGATAGAATAATGACCATCCTCGTCGGAGAAAATAATAACATCTATTATTATAAAGCCGATGAATTGGATAAGTTAAAGGAGACTGATTATAAAAATGATGGACTTCGCAATTTATTATATGATAATAATAAACGTGTGAATGCTCTTTTTGGAAATGAAAAGGGGTTGGTGTGTATCATCAAATTGTCAGAAAATGCAAATTATAAAAACATGGTGGATGTGTTGGATGAAATGGTGATATGCGATGTTGCTACTTATGCCATCCAGGATATTACAGAAGAGGAGATTGACGCACTTAAATTAAAAAAATAA
- a CDS encoding DMT family transporter, producing the protein MDAEHKKAYLLYHICVFLWGFTAVFGKIIQLEETLLVWYRMGITVVILLAIPALWKGFRALNLKIVMQLAGIGALVTIHWITFYGSIKAANISVALTCLATSSFMVSILEPILFRKKFIWYELLLAIIVIPAIYLVFRFSGDYKEGIILGLVSALFATIFSLFNKKIITKAAPLNIAFVEIGIGFLLMCILMPFYINAHPELVLQPSVNDIVYLVLLAGLCTVVPFTLSLYCLKYISVFTASITLNLEPVYGILMAIFFFNENEYLQPGFYVGTLLILTVVFINPFIQRKFGPASKPPLVIGE; encoded by the coding sequence ATGGACGCTGAACATAAAAAGGCATATTTATTATATCATATTTGTGTATTTCTGTGGGGATTTACCGCTGTTTTTGGTAAAATAATCCAATTGGAAGAAACCTTGTTGGTATGGTACCGCATGGGAATTACGGTAGTGATATTATTGGCAATTCCTGCATTGTGGAAAGGTTTCAGGGCATTGAATTTAAAAATCGTGATGCAATTGGCCGGTATCGGAGCACTGGTTACCATACATTGGATCACCTTTTATGGCTCTATTAAAGCCGCAAACATTTCGGTTGCTTTAACGTGTTTGGCAACTTCCTCATTCATGGTATCTATTTTGGAGCCCATATTATTTCGCAAGAAATTTATTTGGTACGAATTGTTACTGGCAATAATTGTTATACCTGCTATTTATCTTGTTTTTAGATTTTCGGGAGACTATAAGGAAGGAATAATTTTAGGATTGGTCTCTGCGTTATTCGCAACCATTTTTTCTTTATTCAATAAAAAAATAATCACAAAGGCAGCACCCTTAAATATTGCCTTTGTCGAAATTGGGATCGGGTTTTTATTAATGTGTATTTTAATGCCATTTTATATAAATGCACATCCTGAACTCGTATTGCAACCTTCGGTTAACGACATAGTATATTTAGTTTTATTAGCTGGATTATGCACCGTTGTTCCTTTTACTTTATCCTTATATTGTTTAAAATATATCAGTGTTTTTACGGCTTCTATTACATTAAATCTGGAACCGGTTTACGGAATTTTAATGGCAATTTTTTTCTTTAATGAAAACGAGTACTTACAACCGGGTTTTTATGTCGGCACCTTGCTGATCCTGACAGTTGTTTTTATCAATCCTTTTATTCAGCGAAAATTTGGTCCGGCATCCAAACCGCCACTGGTGATAGGAGAGTGA
- a CDS encoding TonB family protein gives MKNPNFYLESTIDDIVFEDRNQAYGAYQLRKDSSRFLRISLFIGLFLASAVSAFSLSKKHPEMLTKDIVVKVDVVNLEPKLPKVEEVLPPPPQEQVVQQATQAFNEMVATADPNVLIDDVPTIDDLQNRVIDNYTIDNPVIGETPIINTVTSEPVIKKEDYILFPSQMPEYVGGTMAMMKYLGETIEYPRHARDNGIEGIVYVSFIINTDGTISDATAVRGIGYGCDEEAVRAIMSMKKWIPGKQNASPVRVKTTIPIKFELED, from the coding sequence ATGAAAAATCCAAACTTCTATCTCGAATCAACAATAGATGACATTGTTTTCGAGGATCGCAACCAGGCTTATGGTGCTTATCAATTACGCAAAGACTCATCCCGTTTTTTAAGAATTTCCTTGTTTATTGGATTGTTTTTGGCTTCTGCGGTTTCCGCATTCAGCCTCTCGAAAAAACATCCGGAAATGCTTACAAAAGATATTGTGGTAAAAGTTGATGTTGTTAATCTTGAACCAAAATTACCTAAGGTGGAAGAAGTTTTACCTCCACCTCCACAAGAACAAGTAGTTCAACAAGCAACCCAGGCTTTTAATGAAATGGTTGCTACTGCAGATCCAAATGTTTTGATAGATGATGTTCCTACAATTGATGATCTTCAAAATAGAGTGATCGATAATTATACGATCGACAATCCAGTTATCGGAGAAACTCCTATCATTAATACAGTAACATCTGAGCCTGTAATAAAAAAAGAAGATTACATTCTGTTCCCTTCACAAATGCCTGAATATGTTGGCGGAACAATGGCAATGATGAAGTATTTGGGCGAAACTATTGAATACCCGCGTCATGCACGTGACAATGGAATTGAAGGTATTGTTTATGTAAGTTTTATTATCAATACTGATGGAACAATTTCTGATGCAACAGCTGTAAGAGGAATTGGTTATGGTTGTGATGAAGAAGCAGTGCGCGCAATTATGTCCATGAAAAAATGGATACCAGGAAAACAAAATGCCAGTCCGGTGCGTGTTAAAACTACCATACCGATAAAATTTGAGTTAGAAGATTAA
- the ligA gene encoding NAD-dependent DNA ligase LigA, protein MHYSDELQQQITLLSGQLLKVAGKTDIDHDAARDRIDELKQVIHFHDWKYYVDAKALITDFEYDKLFKYLKDLEINFPDLLTPDSPTQRVARTLTSDFPSVEHSVPMLSLENSYDENDLNEFDKRVKELTGKQNIEYCIEPKFDGSSIALIYENDLLVRAATRGDGISGDEITTNAKRMKSIPLSAKFSASGINKVELRGEVVINKNTFAKINQKREEDGLQILQNPRNSAAGALRVKDSDEIVRRGLEAFIYHMAYAVDKNENQLLGKKLIHHYDNIELLGQLGFKIPKKEKKICNSVPELLRFIAEWENKRDDYEYEIDGMVIKVNDIALQQQCGSTSHHPRWAIAFKFKAREVETELLDVEFQIGRTGAITPVAKVKPVYVGGVTVSSISLHNEDIISEKDIHIHDIVIVQRAGDVIPYIDRVVKEKRDTSKIKKIHFPKDCPSCHQEIVRPAEESVYRCINSECPAQAEERLIHFVSKDAMDIDGFGRESVSELFKIGMLKSIPDVYHLNYDQVLTLEGWKEKSVNNLKEGIELSKKQPLWRLINGLGIRHIGTQTAKDLVKTISNLKELFDCTQDQLTQIEGIGPKVASSITQFFHNEGNKHMILALESAGLNLENVKTVAESGKLDNKTFLFTGSLTKFTRDEAKEMVENNGGKLIGSVSKNLNYLVVGENAGSKLDKAKAIASIEVIDEEAFLRMIG, encoded by the coding sequence ATGCATTACTCTGACGAATTACAACAGCAGATTACCCTTCTTAGTGGGCAATTATTAAAGGTAGCAGGTAAAACGGATATTGACCACGATGCTGCCCGCGATCGCATTGATGAATTAAAACAGGTAATTCATTTTCACGACTGGAAATATTATGTGGATGCAAAAGCATTGATCACAGATTTTGAATATGATAAACTGTTCAAATATTTAAAAGATCTTGAAATTAATTTTCCTGATCTGCTTACTCCTGACTCGCCTACACAGCGTGTTGCCCGCACTTTAACCAGCGACTTTCCTTCGGTGGAACATTCAGTGCCCATGTTGTCGCTGGAAAATAGTTACGATGAAAATGATCTCAACGAATTTGATAAACGCGTTAAAGAATTAACAGGAAAACAAAACATAGAATATTGTATAGAACCAAAATTTGATGGTTCTTCCATTGCACTTATTTATGAAAATGATCTGTTGGTGCGCGCTGCAACTAGAGGTGATGGAATTAGCGGAGATGAGATAACAACGAATGCAAAACGCATGAAATCAATTCCCCTTTCCGCAAAATTTTCTGCAAGTGGAATTAATAAAGTAGAGTTGAGAGGAGAAGTGGTGATCAATAAAAATACGTTTGCTAAAATTAATCAGAAAAGAGAGGAAGATGGATTACAGATATTACAAAATCCACGAAATTCTGCGGCAGGTGCTTTAAGGGTAAAAGATTCTGATGAAATAGTAAGGAGGGGATTAGAGGCATTTATTTATCATATGGCTTATGCAGTGGATAAAAACGAAAATCAATTACTGGGGAAAAAATTAATTCATCATTACGATAATATTGAATTATTAGGTCAGCTGGGATTTAAGATCCCCAAAAAAGAAAAAAAAATATGTAATTCCGTTCCCGAATTATTAAGATTTATTGCAGAATGGGAAAATAAACGCGACGATTATGAGTATGAAATAGATGGCATGGTAATTAAAGTGAACGACATTGCATTACAACAACAATGTGGTAGCACTTCCCATCATCCCCGTTGGGCAATTGCCTTTAAGTTTAAGGCTCGCGAAGTAGAAACAGAATTGCTTGATGTGGAATTTCAAATCGGAAGAACAGGGGCAATTACACCGGTTGCAAAAGTTAAACCTGTGTATGTTGGTGGTGTAACAGTATCTTCTATTTCGCTGCACAATGAAGATATAATTAGTGAAAAAGATATTCATATTCACGACATTGTAATTGTGCAAAGAGCAGGTGATGTAATTCCTTATATAGATAGAGTAGTAAAAGAAAAAAGGGATACTTCGAAAATAAAAAAAATACATTTCCCAAAAGATTGTCCTTCCTGTCATCAGGAAATTGTTCGTCCGGCGGAGGAATCAGTTTATCGCTGTATAAATTCTGAGTGTCCTGCCCAGGCAGAGGAAAGATTAATTCATTTTGTGAGCAAGGATGCAATGGATATTGATGGATTTGGCCGTGAATCGGTGAGTGAACTTTTTAAAATTGGTATGTTAAAATCGATTCCTGATGTTTACCATCTTAATTATGATCAGGTGCTTACTTTAGAGGGATGGAAGGAAAAAAGTGTAAATAATTTGAAGGAAGGCATTGAACTCAGTAAAAAACAACCTTTATGGCGATTGATCAATGGGCTGGGAATCAGGCATATAGGTACGCAAACGGCGAAAGATCTTGTTAAAACTATTTCCAACCTGAAAGAACTTTTCGATTGTACCCAAGATCAATTAACACAAATTGAAGGAATAGGACCAAAAGTGGCATCCAGTATTACGCAATTCTTTCATAATGAGGGAAATAAACATATGATCCTGGCACTGGAATCAGCAGGTTTAAACCTCGAAAATGTAAAAACAGTTGCAGAATCTGGCAAACTCGATAATAAAACCTTTTTATTCACCGGTTCTCTCACCAAATTCACCCGCGACGAAGCCAAAGAAATGGTAGAAAACAACGGAGGAAAACTTATCGGTTCTGTCTCCAAAAACCTCAATTACCTCGTAGTTGGCGAAAATGCCGGATCTAAACTTGATAAGGCAAAGGCGATAGCGAGTATAGAGGTTATTGATGAGGAGGCGTTTTTGAGGATGATTGGGTGA
- a CDS encoding acyl carrier protein: MSEIAEKVKKIIIDKLGVDETEVVPEASFTNDLGADSLDTVELIMEFEKEFNISIPDEQAEGITTVGDAIAYLEEHVK; the protein is encoded by the coding sequence ATGTCAGAAATTGCAGAAAAAGTAAAAAAGATCATTATTGATAAGCTTGGTGTAGACGAAACCGAAGTTGTTCCTGAAGCCAGCTTTACCAATGATTTAGGCGCTGATTCATTAGACACAGTAGAGTTGATCATGGAATTTGAAAAAGAATTCAATATCTCTATTCCTGATGAACAGGCTGAAGGCATTACCACAGTAGGTGACGCCATTGCTTACCTGGAAGAACATGTAAAGTAA